In Candidatus Desulfofervidus auxilii, one genomic interval encodes:
- a CDS encoding hydrogenase iron-sulfur subunit produces the protein MAEFKPNIVSFLCNWCSYTAADLAGVSRLKYPPYIKVIRVMCSSRVDPVFILKSLLDGADGVLVGGCHPGDCHYQKGNYYARRKIALVKQLLKTLNLEPERVRLSWIGASEGPRFAEVCTEFTEEIQKLGPNSAKQEIFL, from the coding sequence ATGGCTGAATTTAAACCCAATATAGTGAGTTTTCTTTGTAATTGGTGTAGTTATACTGCGGCTGATTTGGCAGGGGTAAGCAGACTTAAATATCCTCCTTACATAAAAGTCATCCGGGTGATGTGTTCTAGTAGAGTGGATCCGGTATTCATTTTGAAATCTCTTTTAGATGGGGCTGATGGTGTGTTAGTTGGAGGTTGCCATCCTGGAGATTGTCACTATCAAAAGGGAAATTACTATGCCAGAAGGAAAATAGCTTTAGTTAAACAATTATTAAAAACCTTGAACCTAGAACCTGAAAGGGTGAGACTTTCTTGGATAGGGGCATCTGAAGGTCCAAGGTTTGCCGAGGTTTGCACCGAATTTACAGAAGAAATTCAAAAATTGGGCCCTAATTCTGCCAAACAAGAAATCTTCTTGTGA
- a CDS encoding FAD-dependent oxidoreductase — protein MESTVLIYGTSLAGYRLAYALGKMGYKSIILNRGSYVDQYKNQVLSQLPLDFCWICGAMPQRLFIGLGALQVFYNAEILKVSGEPGNFKVKVKKKDQYVNNLACTECEACIEACPVEVTENGEKRKAIYVIPKIGWENIFMIDDEHCTKCGECEKVCPTGCLKIDRPEEILEINVGAIVLAPEFEEPSQKDLAPFGYGKLANVVKSCDLARKSLLTNFIKNSLKRPSDGKLPEKIAIVVTPQYNQGMEYEPYNCSISAIYRACKIKELLSEAEVSVFLREFKGVGKRHYRWYKKALDKGINIVRAESLGIEDAPKENLTVKYALGGQKKELEAELVILITGQKPPTLMERLSEITGIEAESHGFCKILPFTCAKTTQEGIFAVGEFTGPKGNPETIWEGYAGAIEVLNYLASPNFSPPSPPPLRDVRGEVPKIGVFICSCFSKFNNYIDLNALVEKVKCLSGVTHVEIIDACCTLPTIKETAEKIKASGVNRVVLAVCTPLQKLLKFRKTVMMAGLNPLLAEFLRLREDVIRVHQDKETMLEKALALIASGIEKVKRAEAAPPPVDTFEGSALVIGGGVAGMEAALNLARRNFAVTLVEKTDKLGGLVRSIKQDLEGNDISDYVNKLIKEVKENPNITVYLKAEINDIYGYAGHYYAEIKDGENNLHSIQAGIIMLATGAKWFEPKGMFLYGEDARVLTQRELEEKLEKGEISAKKVVMIQCVGSRDEKHPYCSRICCAQALKNALALREKGIEVTILYRDLTLYGFKEDYYKQALERGIKFIRFNEKRYPEVKISNNQLEVEVENLSLNPELVVLSVGIVPDENNRKLAELLDYKLDKDGFFDTDTNAYPYEEAIKRIMKPFELSTNGIFPVGLAHSPRDLSGAILTAKDAVGKALTVLPKKKLPAPNAMFVSAVKESKCVGCGICVEVCPYNAREIDEEKGIAKVRPFLCDACGACIVACPSEAAYLRSARGEMMIGSIDALLR, from the coding sequence ATGGAAAGCACTGTGCTCATATATGGAACAAGCCTTGCGGGTTACAGATTGGCCTATGCTTTAGGGAAAATGGGGTATAAGAGTATTATCCTTAATAGGGGTAGTTATGTAGACCAGTATAAAAATCAAGTATTATCTCAACTACCGCTTGATTTCTGCTGGATATGCGGGGCCATGCCTCAAAGGCTTTTTATTGGCTTAGGGGCCTTGCAAGTATTTTATAATGCAGAAATTTTAAAGGTCTCTGGTGAGCCTGGAAACTTTAAAGTAAAGGTTAAAAAGAAAGACCAATATGTAAACAACTTGGCTTGCACAGAGTGTGAGGCTTGTATTGAAGCTTGTCCGGTAGAAGTCACTGAAAATGGAGAGAAAAGAAAGGCCATTTATGTTATACCCAAAATAGGCTGGGAAAACATATTTATGATTGACGACGAACATTGCACCAAGTGTGGAGAATGTGAAAAGGTATGTCCTACAGGCTGTTTAAAAATAGATAGACCAGAGGAGATATTAGAAATAAATGTAGGGGCGATTGTATTGGCTCCTGAATTTGAAGAACCTTCTCAAAAAGACCTAGCCCCGTTTGGATATGGCAAATTAGCTAATGTGGTAAAATCATGTGATTTAGCCAGAAAATCATTATTGACCAATTTTATTAAGAATTCTTTAAAGCGGCCTTCTGATGGTAAACTTCCTGAAAAGATAGCTATTGTGGTAACACCTCAATACAATCAAGGAATGGAGTATGAACCTTATAATTGTAGCATATCTGCTATTTATAGAGCATGTAAGATAAAAGAACTTTTGTCAGAAGCAGAAGTGAGTGTGTTTTTACGAGAGTTTAAAGGTGTAGGAAAGAGGCATTATCGCTGGTATAAAAAGGCGTTGGATAAAGGTATAAACATTGTTAGGGCAGAATCACTGGGAATAGAAGATGCCCCAAAAGAGAATTTGACAGTCAAATATGCATTAGGTGGACAGAAAAAAGAGTTAGAGGCAGAATTAGTTATTCTTATTACGGGTCAGAAACCACCAACTTTGATGGAAAGGCTTTCTGAGATTACTGGGATAGAAGCTGAATCACATGGATTTTGCAAAATACTGCCATTCACCTGTGCTAAAACCACTCAAGAAGGTATCTTTGCTGTAGGTGAATTTACTGGACCAAAGGGCAATCCAGAAACCATTTGGGAAGGTTATGCGGGAGCTATTGAGGTATTAAATTATTTAGCATCTCCTAATTTTTCTCCTCCATCTCCTCCTCCCTTGAGAGATGTAAGAGGCGAAGTACCAAAAATAGGGGTGTTTATTTGTTCGTGTTTTAGCAAATTTAACAATTATATAGATTTAAATGCCTTGGTGGAAAAAGTAAAATGTCTTTCTGGTGTAACTCATGTAGAGATAATAGATGCCTGTTGCACACTCCCTACTATTAAAGAAACAGCAGAAAAGATTAAGGCCTCAGGGGTAAATCGAGTAGTTTTAGCTGTTTGCACACCTTTACAGAAATTGCTTAAGTTCAGAAAGACAGTGATGATGGCAGGGCTTAATCCACTATTAGCCGAATTCCTGAGGTTAAGAGAAGATGTCATCAGAGTTCATCAAGATAAAGAAACCATGTTAGAAAAGGCCCTTGCTCTAATAGCCTCTGGTATAGAAAAGGTAAAGCGTGCTGAAGCTGCGCCACCTCCAGTAGATACATTTGAGGGCAGTGCTTTGGTTATAGGGGGAGGGGTAGCAGGTATGGAAGCAGCTCTTAATCTAGCCAGAAGAAATTTTGCTGTTACTTTGGTAGAAAAAACTGATAAATTGGGTGGTTTGGTAAGAAGCATAAAGCAGGACTTAGAAGGGAATGATATTTCAGATTATGTAAATAAATTGATAAAAGAAGTCAAAGAGAATCCAAATATTACTGTTTATCTAAAGGCAGAGATAAATGATATCTATGGATATGCAGGCCATTATTATGCAGAAATTAAAGATGGAGAAAATAACCTCCATTCTATTCAGGCTGGAATAATAATGCTGGCTACCGGGGCCAAATGGTTTGAACCAAAGGGAATGTTCCTTTATGGAGAAGATGCAAGGGTCCTTACCCAGAGGGAATTAGAAGAAAAATTAGAAAAAGGTGAGATTTCAGCTAAAAAGGTGGTAATGATTCAATGTGTGGGTTCTAGAGATGAAAAACACCCTTATTGTAGCCGGATATGTTGTGCGCAAGCATTAAAAAATGCCTTGGCTCTCAGAGAAAAGGGGATTGAGGTAACCATTCTTTATAGGGATTTAACCCTTTATGGTTTTAAGGAAGATTACTATAAGCAAGCCTTAGAAAGGGGAATAAAGTTTATTCGGTTTAATGAAAAAAGATATCCTGAGGTAAAAATTAGTAATAATCAGTTAGAGGTAGAAGTAGAAAATTTGTCTTTAAATCCCGAGCTTGTAGTGCTAAGTGTAGGGATAGTGCCAGATGAAAATAATAGAAAATTGGCAGAACTTCTAGATTATAAATTAGACAAAGATGGATTTTTTGATACCGATACCAATGCATATCCTTATGAAGAAGCCATTAAAAGGATAATGAAGCCCTTTGAGCTTTCTACCAATGGTATTTTCCCTGTAGGGCTGGCCCATTCTCCTAGAGATTTATCAGGAGCAATACTTACTGCCAAAGATGCCGTAGGTAAGGCCTTAACAGTATTGCCTAAAAAGAAACTGCCAGCCCCAAATGCCATGTTTGTGTCTGCAGTTAAGGAATCAAAATGTGTGGGTTGTGGGATTTGTGTGGAGGTATGTCCATATAATGCTCGTGAAATAGATGAAGAGAAAGGTATAGCAAAGGTAAGACCATTCTTGTGTGATGCTTGTGGTGCCTGTATTGTTGCCTGTCCCAGTGAAGCAGCTTATCTCCGAAGTGCACGGGGTGAAATGATGATAGGAAGTATTGATGCCTTATTAAGGTAG
- a CDS encoding hydrogenase iron-sulfur subunit has product MEFTPKIIYFLCAWCGSGGSETAAAYRLKYPENVRPFRVMCTGALDPVYILRSLIEGADGVVVSGCHPGDCHYNFGNFRGRRRIAIIKRILDSLGLDGERLWLRWVAHGEGKKMVDTAKEFNNYIIQKGANPLSNRWDT; this is encoded by the coding sequence ATGGAATTTACACCAAAAATTATCTACTTTCTTTGTGCCTGGTGTGGTAGTGGAGGTTCAGAAACAGCCGCTGCCTATCGGCTTAAATATCCTGAAAATGTCCGTCCTTTCAGGGTAATGTGCACAGGTGCACTAGACCCTGTCTATATTTTGAGGAGTCTTATTGAGGGGGCCGATGGCGTAGTAGTGAGCGGATGTCATCCTGGCGATTGTCATTATAATTTTGGCAATTTTAGGGGAAGAAGGAGGATTGCCATTATAAAAAGAATATTAGATAGCTTAGGATTAGATGGTGAGCGATTGTGGTTGCGCTGGGTAGCGCATGGGGAAGGAAAAAAGATGGTAGATACTGCCAAAGAATTTAATAACTATATAATCCAAAAAGGTGCAAATCCTCTAAGTAATCGTTGGGATACATAA
- a CDS encoding CoB--CoM heterodisulfide reductase iron-sulfur subunit A family protein, translating to MDKEGIKIGVYLCDCGINIAAKVDVAEVAKFAEKLPGVAVAREYKYMCSDPGQNLIKTDIKNLGLNRIIVASCSPHLHEHTFRKATQEGGLNPFLFQMVSIRELVSWVTEDPKEATEKAKALIAAAVNRVKEHEVLETKEVKVNPDVLIIGGGIAGITASLVLADAGKKVYLVEKQPSIGGHMAKFDKTFPTLDCAACILTPKMTAVKDHPNIHLMAYSEVKEVSGFVGNFKVKIRKKPRYVDEEKCIGCYACVENCIYKKPKFPSEFDEGLGLRKPIYIPFPQAVPLAAVIDPQTCIEFKTHKCEKKCKEACEKISQRFAINFDQKEQEIEIEVGTIIVTTGFKTFDASRISRYGYKKYPNVYTSLEVERLLNASGPTSGEVILRDGSKPRRVGIIHCVGSRDENYNVYCSKVCCMYSMKIAHLVRERTSAQIYNFYIDIRAAGKGYEEFYKKIMDEGTIFMRGKVAEVTDIFESEEEKELGKLVIVVEDTLLGKIKRIPVDMVVLAVGLEPQKDAQEIRKLLNISCSAEGWFLEKHPKLAPVSTFTDGVFIAGACQGPKDIPDTVAQAGGAAAEAMALIDRGHVELEPSTAIVDEERCTGCQICMSVCPYAAISFDKGKGVVRVNEALCKGCGSCACACPSKAIAQRLFRDEQILGEMKGILHQGAYSSI from the coding sequence ATGGATAAAGAGGGAATTAAAATAGGTGTTTATTTGTGTGATTGTGGCATTAATATCGCTGCAAAGGTGGATGTGGCTGAAGTGGCTAAATTTGCAGAAAAATTGCCAGGGGTAGCGGTAGCCAGGGAATATAAATATATGTGTTCTGACCCTGGTCAAAATTTGATAAAAACAGATATTAAAAATCTGGGCCTTAACAGAATAATCGTTGCCTCTTGTTCTCCCCACCTCCATGAACATACTTTTAGAAAGGCCACCCAAGAAGGCGGTTTAAATCCATTTCTTTTTCAGATGGTCAGTATTAGAGAGCTTGTTTCCTGGGTAACAGAAGACCCCAAAGAGGCTACGGAAAAGGCCAAGGCCCTTATTGCAGCCGCAGTGAACAGGGTAAAAGAGCATGAAGTTCTTGAGACAAAGGAAGTAAAAGTAAATCCTGATGTCTTGATAATCGGAGGAGGAATCGCTGGTATAACTGCCTCTTTGGTCTTGGCCGATGCAGGGAAAAAAGTCTATCTAGTGGAAAAACAACCTTCCATAGGTGGGCACATGGCCAAATTTGATAAGACATTCCCTACTTTAGATTGTGCTGCCTGCATCCTGACACCCAAAATGACCGCTGTAAAAGACCATCCCAACATTCATTTGATGGCTTACTCTGAAGTAAAGGAAGTAAGTGGATTTGTAGGAAACTTCAAGGTTAAGATTAGGAAAAAACCAAGATATGTAGATGAAGAAAAATGCATTGGGTGTTATGCCTGTGTGGAAAATTGCATTTATAAAAAGCCAAAATTTCCTTCTGAATTTGATGAAGGTCTTGGCTTAAGAAAGCCTATTTATATTCCCTTCCCGCAGGCAGTTCCCCTAGCAGCCGTCATTGACCCCCAAACCTGCATTGAATTTAAGACCCATAAATGCGAGAAGAAGTGTAAAGAGGCCTGTGAAAAAATCTCACAGAGATTTGCTATTAATTTTGACCAGAAAGAGCAAGAAATAGAAATTGAAGTAGGTACAATTATCGTAACCACTGGTTTTAAGACCTTTGATGCCAGCAGAATAAGCAGATATGGTTATAAAAAATATCCCAATGTATATACCTCCTTGGAGGTTGAAAGGCTTTTAAATGCCTCTGGACCTACCTCTGGAGAGGTAATTTTGAGGGATGGTTCAAAACCTAGAAGAGTAGGCATAATTCATTGTGTTGGCTCAAGAGATGAAAATTACAATGTATATTGCTCAAAGGTTTGTTGTATGTATTCTATGAAGATAGCCCACTTAGTCCGAGAAAGAACAAGCGCTCAGATATACAATTTTTATATTGATATAAGGGCTGCAGGAAAAGGATATGAGGAATTCTATAAAAAAATCATGGATGAAGGCACAATTTTTATGAGGGGAAAAGTAGCTGAAGTTACAGATATCTTTGAGTCAGAAGAAGAAAAAGAACTGGGTAAGTTGGTAATTGTGGTGGAAGACACACTCCTAGGAAAGATAAAAAGGATACCGGTAGATATGGTTGTTCTCGCTGTGGGATTAGAACCACAAAAGGATGCTCAGGAAATAAGAAAGCTTTTGAATATCTCGTGTTCTGCTGAAGGGTGGTTTTTAGAAAAACATCCCAAATTAGCTCCAGTTTCTACATTTACTGATGGTGTATTTATTGCCGGTGCCTGCCAAGGACCTAAGGATATTCCTGACACTGTTGCTCAAGCAGGAGGGGCAGCTGCAGAGGCCATGGCCTTAATTGATAGGGGACACGTAGAACTTGAACCAAGCACCGCCATCGTAGATGAAGAAAGGTGCACTGGTTGTCAAATATGTATGAGTGTTTGTCCTTACGCTGCCATTTCTTTTGATAAAGGAAAGGGAGTAGTTAGGGTTAACGAGGCCCTTTGTAAGGGTTGCGGATCCTGTGCTTGTGCCTGTCCTTCTAAGGCTATTGCCCAAAGGCTGTTTAGAGATGAGCAAATTCTAGGAGAGATGAAGGGAATCTTACATCAAGGTGCATATTCTTCAATATAA
- a CDS encoding heterodisulfide reductase-related iron-sulfur binding cluster — MIKKIFILSLVLIFPSMLKAENNTCLTCHLGVDATPVLAFQKSIHKKAGVYCQDCHGGNPEINDETSMDEQFGFIGVPEKDDLIIICGKCHAKTGKYVFTESSPNCIECHSAHFTKRAGIFMVGGSIYFIAFTIVSLAAFFTGFFIKYAKYKKGRKIEIKTLFKKGVFKAIKETLTNASIFSNDTYAGIFHLFIFWGFLLLFIGNLIVWFDKLLFQYFFPNAQFLYNWFYRVFSYFTDLAALIVIVGILLVMVRRIFIKPKRLNYKIIGNLSLTKLLVEDWLFVIFIFILALGGIFLEGFRILLHCTSLKTHSFTGLGTAYFLKALGVSSSASEQIYKPFWWFHVISAFLFIGYIPFSKARHIILDFFSIALHDEQAGRVLPPALEGESAGYTTWKDLTQKELLQLDACTKCGRCYEVCPAAMGGFPLSPRMFILNLREAVNQQKEDKLAGEIISKDTLWSCMTCFACMERCPIKIEHIPIMVNLRRYLVEQGEVDERLQDALMSLVKRGNSLKQSDRMRAKWTKGLDFKIKDARKEEVEYLWFVGDFASYDPIISENTKKFARVLNKAGIDFGILYDGERNSGNDVRRVGEEGLFEMLVSKNIKVLEKAKFKKIVTTDPHTYHTLKNEYPEFGAKYEVYHYTEILEKLLKEGKLQIKNKLNYCVTYHDPCYLGRYNGIYEPPRNVLKMLGVRFIEMPKNRNLSLCCGAGGGKIWMEEVKVEGERPAECRVKEATATGAEILIITCPKDLSMFSDAVKITGLENKLRIKDIIELVEEAIE, encoded by the coding sequence ATGATTAAAAAGATTTTTATTTTATCCCTGGTTTTAATCTTTCCTTCTATGTTGAAGGCAGAGAATAATACCTGTCTGACTTGTCATTTAGGAGTTGACGCCACACCTGTACTCGCCTTTCAAAAGAGTATTCATAAAAAAGCAGGAGTATATTGCCAAGACTGTCACGGTGGAAATCCTGAGATAAATGATGAGACCTCAATGGATGAACAGTTTGGTTTTATCGGCGTGCCTGAAAAAGACGACTTAATCATTATCTGTGGAAAGTGTCATGCCAAGACAGGAAAATACGTGTTTACCGAAAGCTCACCTAACTGCATTGAATGTCATTCTGCCCATTTTACAAAGAGGGCGGGTATTTTTATGGTAGGAGGCAGTATTTATTTTATCGCCTTTACTATTGTCTCCCTTGCTGCTTTCTTTACAGGATTTTTTATAAAATATGCCAAGTATAAAAAAGGAAGAAAAATAGAGATTAAAACTCTTTTTAAAAAAGGAGTTTTTAAGGCAATAAAAGAGACATTAACAAATGCAAGTATTTTTTCAAATGATACTTATGCAGGCATATTTCACTTATTTATTTTCTGGGGTTTTCTGCTCCTTTTTATAGGAAATCTCATTGTTTGGTTTGATAAGCTCCTTTTTCAATATTTTTTCCCCAATGCCCAATTTCTTTATAATTGGTTCTACCGTGTATTTTCATATTTTACTGATTTAGCGGCCTTAATTGTAATAGTGGGCATTCTTCTAGTCATGGTGAGAAGGATATTTATAAAACCAAAGAGACTGAATTATAAAATTATAGGAAATCTATCTTTAACAAAGCTTTTGGTTGAGGATTGGCTTTTTGTAATATTCATATTTATTTTGGCCCTTGGTGGCATTTTCCTTGAAGGTTTCAGGATTTTATTGCATTGTACCTCCCTTAAAACCCATTCCTTTACAGGATTAGGAACAGCTTATTTCTTGAAGGCTTTGGGTGTATCAAGTTCTGCCTCTGAACAAATTTATAAACCTTTTTGGTGGTTTCATGTCATTTCTGCCTTTTTATTTATTGGCTATATTCCCTTTTCAAAGGCAAGACATATTATTTTAGACTTCTTTTCCATTGCCCTTCATGATGAACAGGCCGGGCGGGTATTGCCCCCTGCCTTAGAGGGGGAATCTGCAGGGTATACTACCTGGAAAGATTTAACCCAAAAGGAGCTCCTCCAGTTGGATGCCTGCACAAAATGTGGAAGATGTTATGAAGTTTGTCCAGCGGCTATGGGAGGATTTCCCTTATCTCCAAGAATGTTTATTTTAAACCTAAGGGAAGCAGTGAATCAGCAAAAGGAGGATAAACTTGCAGGCGAAATTATTAGCAAGGATACTTTATGGTCTTGTATGACCTGTTTTGCCTGTATGGAAAGGTGTCCTATAAAAATAGAACACATTCCTATTATGGTCAATTTAAGAAGGTATTTAGTAGAGCAAGGAGAAGTAGATGAGCGGCTTCAGGATGCCTTAATGAGTTTAGTTAAAAGAGGAAATTCCCTTAAACAATCAGATAGAATGAGGGCAAAGTGGACCAAAGGACTTGATTTCAAAATAAAAGATGCCAGAAAAGAAGAAGTAGAATATCTCTGGTTTGTGGGAGATTTTGCCTCTTATGATCCCATTATAAGTGAAAATACAAAAAAATTTGCCCGAGTTTTAAACAAAGCAGGAATAGATTTTGGGATACTTTATGATGGGGAGAGAAACAGCGGGAATGATGTAAGGAGAGTGGGGGAAGAAGGGCTTTTTGAAATGCTTGTTTCAAAGAATATAAAGGTTTTAGAAAAGGCCAAATTTAAAAAGATTGTTACCACAGACCCCCATACTTATCATACATTGAAAAATGAATATCCAGAGTTTGGAGCCAAATATGAAGTTTATCATTATACAGAAATCCTTGAGAAACTTTTAAAAGAAGGAAAACTTCAAATAAAAAACAAGTTAAATTACTGTGTTACCTATCACGATCCTTGCTATCTAGGTAGATATAATGGCATTTATGAACCTCCAAGAAATGTTTTAAAAATGCTTGGGGTGAGGTTTATAGAGATGCCTAAAAACAGGAATTTGAGCCTTTGTTGTGGTGCAGGTGGAGGTAAGATATGGATGGAGGAAGTAAAGGTTGAGGGAGAAAGACCAGCCGAATGCCGAGTAAAAGAAGCTACTGCTACAGGTGCAGAAATCCTTATCATAACTTGTCCCAAAGATCTATCTATGTTTAGCGATGCTGTAAAAATTACAGGCTTAGAGAACAAATTAAGGATCAAAGATATTATCGAACTAGTTGAAGAAGCCATAGAATAA
- a CDS encoding electron transfer flavoprotein subunit alpha/FixB family protein, translating to MKIFVFPEVYQGEVKEISFEILGLAQEIKEKTGGDLHVLLAGKGVKEFVPQFGLADKILLLDNEKLEGVSPFIYQNILFQVLKDRAPELILFGHTSIGMDLAGFVALKLNFPMVAFCKNVKAENGHLMATSLICGGKILADVKIKDNKGVCLVLPGSYPAEKGKVEGTKEVEELSLSEIEEKIKFERFIIPEVEDIDITKENILVAVGRGIQNQENLEVVEELAQALGGALAASRPVVDQGWLPLTRVVGRSGKSVKPKLYLSLGISGAPEHVEGMKDAGLIIAINTDPNAPIFQTAHYGVVGDIFDIVPALVEEIKARK from the coding sequence ATGAAGATATTTGTTTTTCCTGAAGTTTATCAAGGAGAGGTGAAAGAGATCTCATTTGAAATTTTGGGGTTGGCTCAGGAAATAAAAGAAAAAACTGGTGGTGATTTGCATGTATTGCTTGCTGGGAAGGGTGTAAAAGAATTTGTCCCTCAGTTTGGTTTGGCAGATAAGATATTGCTCTTAGATAATGAAAAATTAGAAGGGGTTTCTCCTTTTATTTATCAAAATATCCTGTTTCAAGTGTTAAAAGATAGAGCACCTGAGCTTATTTTATTTGGTCACACCAGCATAGGCATGGATTTAGCAGGCTTTGTTGCCTTAAAGTTAAATTTTCCCATGGTGGCCTTCTGCAAGAATGTAAAAGCAGAAAACGGCCATTTAATGGCTACTTCTCTTATATGTGGTGGGAAAATTCTGGCAGATGTTAAAATCAAGGATAATAAAGGGGTGTGTCTCGTTTTGCCAGGTTCTTATCCTGCAGAAAAGGGGAAAGTAGAAGGGACAAAAGAGGTGGAAGAGCTTTCTCTATCAGAAATAGAGGAAAAAATCAAATTTGAAAGATTTATCATTCCTGAGGTAGAAGATATTGATATTACAAAGGAAAATATCCTTGTCGCTGTAGGCAGAGGGATTCAAAATCAGGAAAACCTGGAAGTAGTAGAAGAACTTGCTCAGGCACTGGGAGGTGCTTTAGCGGCGTCAAGGCCTGTGGTTGATCAAGGCTGGTTACCTTTAACCAGGGTCGTAGGAAGGTCAGGTAAGTCTGTCAAGCCCAAGCTTTATCTCAGCCTCGGCATTTCAGGCGCTCCAGAGCATGTAGAAGGCATGAAAGATGCGGGTTTAATCATTGCTATAAATACAGACCCCAATGCCCCTATCTTCCAAACTGCTCATTATGGTGTGGTAGGGGATATTTTTGATATAGTGCCTGCCTTGGTGGAAGAAATAAAAGCTAGAAAATGA
- a CDS encoding electron transfer flavoprotein subunit beta/FixA family protein, with protein MKIIVPIKMVPDLVEELEIDESGKRLDTSFLRFTINEADDHAIEEAVILKEKYGGEVTVIAPDIGEVDDVLYAAAAKGVDRLIKIMGDFEELDSHLYASILTEMIKDMQYDLILTGCEAITDLDGQTGIFLATNLSLPYIGLVSKYKKEDGSLCVNKEFPGGVYGEYKVELPAVLGVMTAEKPPRYVPVAKIRAAMKSAQIEEIDAPEIKVETGIEIEKMYMPEVGKGAEMIEGEPEEVAKKIAEALQNKGLL; from the coding sequence ATGAAAATAATTGTCCCTATAAAAATGGTCCCAGATCTTGTGGAAGAGTTGGAGATAGATGAGAGTGGTAAGCGGCTTGATACCTCTTTTTTGAGATTTACTATTAATGAGGCAGATGACCATGCTATTGAAGAGGCTGTTATCTTAAAAGAAAAATATGGTGGTGAAGTAACAGTCATCGCTCCTGATATAGGGGAAGTAGACGATGTCTTATATGCTGCTGCGGCAAAAGGAGTAGATAGACTTATTAAAATTATGGGGGATTTTGAAGAACTGGATTCCCATCTTTATGCCTCTATTTTGACTGAGATGATTAAGGATATGCAATATGATTTGATCCTCACAGGCTGTGAAGCGATAACTGACCTGGATGGTCAGACAGGCATCTTTTTGGCTACAAATCTCAGTCTTCCATACATTGGTCTTGTCTCCAAATATAAAAAAGAAGATGGCAGCCTTTGTGTAAATAAAGAATTTCCTGGTGGTGTCTATGGTGAGTATAAGGTTGAACTCCCTGCGGTACTAGGAGTGATGACCGCCGAGAAACCGCCTCGGTATGTACCTGTGGCCAAGATTCGGGCGGCTATGAAGTCGGCTCAAATAGAAGAAATAGATGCCCCTGAAATTAAAGTAGAAACGGGTATAGAGATAGAAAAGATGTATATGCCAGAAGTGGGTAAAGGAGCTGAAATGATAGAAGGAGAACCAGAAGAAGTAGCAAAGAAGATTGCTGAAGCCCTTCAAAACAAGGGCCTTCTATAA